A segment of the Streptomyces sp. NBC_01235 genome:
GCTGGCCGACGTCGCCGCGAACGGCACCTACGCCGTCGCCGCCCAGCTCGGCCCGGTCACGGTGGCCGCCGTGCTCGCCTCGCTCTACCCGGTGGTGACGGCGCTGGCGGCGCGTGGTTTCCTGCGGGAGCGACTGCGCGCGGTCCAGGCGGCGGGCGCGGGCCTGGCCCTGGTGGGCACGCTGCTGCTGGCGACGGGCTGAGTCACCTCTCCGGCTCCAGCTGGGCCAGCCGCTCCACCGTCTCCTCGTCCAGCCCGGACAGCGCGACCAGCTGGTCCGAGGTGACCCCGTCCGGTATCGGCACCGGCGCCGGGGTGCGCAGCGGCGGCTGCCAGCCCTCGGCGGGCGTCCAGCGCCGTACGACCTTGGCGGGCGCCCCCGCGACGACGGAGTGGTCGGGGACCACGCCACGCACCACCGCCCCGGCCGCGACGACGACGTTCCGTCCGATCCGCGCGCCCGGCAGGATCACGGCTCCTGTGCCGATCCAGCACCCGGGGCCGATCTCCACCGGCTCCATGCGGGGCCACTGCTTGCCGATGGGCTCGTGCGGATCGTCGTAGGAGTGGTTCGTGGACGTCACGTACGCATAGGGGCCGAAGTAGCAGTCGCTGCCGATGGTGACCGTCGTGTCGGCGATGACATGGCTGCCCCGGCCGAGGACCACACCGTCGCCGAGGCGCAGGATCGGGTCGGGGC
Coding sequences within it:
- a CDS encoding acyltransferase gives rise to the protein MPKRKNTFSSWRRRLGQRAVHAGWAWVQRTGSVTAEHPGRFRFGSMGTGTRLAFPLGTVFGEPWIHLGAHCIVGEQVTLTAGLMPDLDLGPDPILRLGDGVVLGRGSHVIADTTVTIGSDCYFGPYAYVTSTNHSYDDPHEPIGKQWPRMEPVEIGPGCWIGTGAVILPGARIGRNVVVAAGAVVRGVVPDHSVVAGAPAKVVRRWTPAEGWQPPLRTPAPVPIPDGVTSDQLVALSGLDEETVERLAQLEPER